TGGTCAACGGCGCCCAGTTCGCGCGCCTGTTCCAGCTCACCGCCCTGACGCTGCTGTTCACCTCCGACGGCTACCAGCTCATCATCGGCGGCCTGATGCGGACGTTCAACGCCCTGCCGCTCGGCGGCGCACTCGACCTCGCCGAGCCCGCCGAGGCCCTCACCGGCGCCGTCACCGGGCTCTTCCTCGCCTCCGTCCAGATCGCCGGCCCGCTCATCGTGGTCCTCTTCCTGGCCGACGTCGGCCTCGGGCTGCTGACGCGGGTCGCCCCGGCTCTGAACGCCTTCGCGCTCGGCTTCCCGCTCAAGATCTTCATCACGCTCAGCCTCGGCGGCGTGGTGTTCGTGGCCCTGCCCCGCGTCGTCGCGACCCTCACCGACGAGGCCGCAGCGGCCCTGATGGGGGTGGGCTGACGATGGCGGAGGATTCCGGCGAGCGGACCGAGCAGGCCACCGACAAGCGGATGAAGGACGTCCGCTCCAAGGGCCAGCTCGCCAAGTCCGAGGACTTCACGGCCTGGATCGGCGTCGGCGCCGCAGCGCTCATGCTGCCGTCCCTCATCGCGCGGTCCTCGGATGTCGCCACGGAGCAGCTCGTGCGCGTCACGGACACCATCGCGAACCCCGACCCCGCGGCGGCCCTCGACGCCCTCGCCGACGGCGGCGCCTCTCTCGCCACCATCCTGGGGCCGTTCCTCGGCGTGCTACTCGTGGCCGTGCTCGGCACCGCCGCACTGCAGGGCGGCATCCACGTGAAGAAGTTCTCGGGCAAGTTCGAGCAGTTCAACATCGTCACGGGCCTGAAGCGGATCCTCGGCGGCCAGGCACTGTGGCAGGGCGCGAAGGCGCTCCTGAAGACCGGGGTGGTCGCCCTGGTGCTCGTCGTCGTCGTGCAGAACCTCATGCCGGCCCTCATGGCGGCCGGGGGGCTCTCCGTCGCCTCGCTCCTGTCCACCGCCGGGGAAGGGACGGCCGCCCTGCTGCAGGCCGCCGTCGTCGCGGGCCTCGCCCTCGCGGCGCTCGATGTCCTCGTGGTGATGCGCCGCAACCGCAAGAAGACGCGCATGACCAAGAAAGAGGTCAAGGACGAGAACAAGAACTCCGACGGCGACCCCCTCATCAAGTCGCAGCGGCGCTCCCGCCAGCTCGCCATGAGCCGCAACCGTATGATCGCCGCGGTGGGCGGGGCCGACGTCGTGCTCGTCAATCCGACGCACGTCGCGGTCGCCCTCAAGTACGAGCCGGGCCGGTCCGCGCCGCGCGTCGTCGCGAAGGGCGCAGGTGTGATCGCCACGAAGATCCGCGAGGAGGCCGAGAAGAAGCACGTGCCGATGGTGGCGGACATCCCGCTCGCACGCGCCCTGCACGCGGCGTGCGACCTCGGCCAGGAGATCCCGTTCGAGAACTACGACCAGGTGGCCCGCATCCTGGCGTTCGTCATGTCCCTGAAGACCAGGGGGGCCGCCCGCGGCGTCCATACCCTGCCCGCCCGACCCGCAGCCGCCGGAGGCCTCCGATAATGCGTTCTTCCCTGCCCAAGTTCCTGGTGCCCGTCGGGGTCGTCGGCATCATCCTGCTCCTCGTGGTGCCGGTGCCGTCGGTGCTGCTGGATGTGCTGATCATCGTGAACATCCTGCTGGCGCTCGTGATCCTGCTGAACACCATGTTCGTGCGCAAGCCCCTGGACTTCTCGGTGTTCCCGTCCCTGCTGCTCGTCGCGACGCTGTTCCGCCTCGGCCTCAACGTCGCCTCCACCCGGCTGGTGCTCGGTGAGGGCTATGCGGGCGAGGTCATCGCCGCGTTCGGGCACGTCGCCGTCGGCGGGTCGATCATCATCGGCGCCGTCGTCTTCCTGATCCTCGTCGTCATCCAGTTCGTCGTGGTCACCAAGGGCGCCGAGCGCGTCGCCGAGGTGGGAGCGCGCTTCACCCTGGACGCCATGCCGGGCAAGCAGATGGCCATCGACGCCGACCTCAACGCCGGGTTGATCACCGACACCCATGCCCGCGAGCGCCGGGCGGAGGTCTCCGCGGAGGCCGACTTCTACGGGGCCATGGACGGCGCGTCGAAGTTCGTGAAGGGCGACGCCATCGCCGGCATCATCATCATCATCATCAACATCGTGGGCGGCATCGCGATCGGCATGCTGCAGGACGGCCTGCCCATCTCCGAAGCCCTCACCACCTACGGGCTGCTCACCATCGGCGACGGCCTCGTCACCCAGATCCCGGCGCTGCTCATGGCGGTCTCCACCGGCATGATCGTGACCCGCTCGAACGCCGAGGCGGACATGGGCTCGACGGCGGCGCAGCAGCTCGGCCAGTCACAGAACGCCCTGCGCATCGCCGGAGCGGCGGCGATCGTCATGGCGCTGATCCCCGGCATGCCGAAGCTGCCGTTCATCGTGGTGGGCGCGGGGCTCATCGTGATCGCGCAGCGGATCAGGAAGTCCGACGCCGAGGCCAGGACGGCGGCCGCCGCGCTCGAGGCCGATGCCGCCGTACCCTCGACCGACAGCACGGACGACCTGCTCGAGCAGATGCGCGTCCACGCCCTCGAGGTGCTGCTCGCCCCGGACCTGGTGGACGTCGTCACCGGCGCCCCCGACGACCTCCTCGGACGCGTCCGCGCACTCCGCCGGAAGATCGCCCTCGAACTCGGTGTCGTGGTCCCTCCCGTCCGCACACGGGACAGCATCGACCTGCCGCCGGCCACCTACGTCATCAAGATCGCCGGCGTCGAGGCCGGGCGGGGCGAGGCTCCGCGCGGCAAGGTCCTCGCCCTGGGCGACCACCTCGCCCACCTGCCCGGCACCGCGGTCGTCGAACCCGTGTTCGGCCTCGCGGGCAAGTGGGTGCCGTCCGAGCTCCGCCACAACGCCGAGCTCTCCGGCGCCACGGTCATCGACCGCGTGTCGGTGCTGGTGACCCACCTCTCCGCGGTCATCACCGCGAACGCCGCCCGCCTCCTGACCCGCGAGGACGTCCGCGTCCTCACCGACGGCGTGCGGCAGGTGAACCCGTCCGCCGTCGAGGAACTCGTGCCCGGTCTGCTGTCGCTGGCCGAGGTGCAGCGCGTGCTGCAGGGCCTGCTGTCGGAGCAGGTACCCATCAACGACCTCGCGCGCATCTACGAGGCCCTGACGCTGAAGGCGAAGTCGTCGTCGGACCCGGAGGGCCTCGTCGAGGCGGCCCGGCTGGCTCTCGGACCCGCCGTGACGCAGCAGTACCTCGACGGCAGCCTGCTGCGCGTCATCATGATCGACCCGCTGCTCGAACAGTCCATGCTCGAGGGCCTCCGCCCGTCCGACCAGGGCACGCAGATCCTCCTCGACCCTGCCCGGACCGAGGCCGTCCTCGCCTCCATCCGCTCCACGGCGGGAGACATCGAGGCCTCCGGGCAGAGCGCCGTGCTCGTCTGCGCGCCGGCGCTGCGGCCCGCGCTGAAGCGGCTCGTCGGGCCGCAGGCCGCAGGACTGCCCGTGCTGTCCTACCAGGAGGTCACCAGTGCGAACGTGGCCATCGAGACCGTAGGAGTGGTGCGTGGCACAGCAGCTGTTTCATCTTGAGGGTTCCTCCCTCGAGGAACTGAAGGCGCAGGCCGCCGCCCTGTACGGGCCGCGCGCGCTCATCGTCTCCGCCGAACTCGTGACGGTCGGCGGGATCCGCGGCGTCTTCGCGCGCAAGCACTACGAGATCCTCGTGGAAGTGCCGCAGCAGGACGACGCCCCGGCCGCCGAGCGTCCACGCGGGCGGCGCAGCGCCGCAGCGCAGCCCTCCGGCATCCACGCGCTCCTGGAACAGGCCGAACTCGACGAGGTGCGCCTCACCGGGACCGGCAGTGCAGGCACCGGCAGCCGTCCCGGACCGCAGGGGGAGCCGGCGCCCGTCGCCGTCTCCACCGACTCGGGCCTCTTCGCCGCGCTCATGGACAACCTGACCTTCGCGACCGACCCGGCGCCGTCCCCCACGGGCCCGGTCCCGGCACCGGCCGTCCCGGCGGGAGATCAGCACGCCCGTCCGGCGGCGCGCCCTTCCCGGGCGGCAGCGGAGCCCGACGCGGGTGCCGCCGCGGCCGGCAGTGCGGTCGGGGGTCCGGGCAGTGCCGGGGCCGACGACGCGCCCGCTGTCGTCCCGCATCTCGCCGCGGCGCCGGGCGACCCCGCGATGCTGCCCGATCTGGGCGGACACGCCATCAGCCGGTCTGCCGTACGGATACCCGTCCCCGCCGTCCTCCGGGACCCCGGCGATCTCGTGACCGTCATCGGGTCACCCGCCGCGAGCTGGGAGGTCGTCCAGGCGATGGCCACGGCCTTCGGCGGGGGAGCCCCCGCCGCGGTCGCGGTCGCGGGGGAGACCACGGGCTGGCTGCGACCGGACGCCCGCAGGATCGGGGACCACCTCGACGCCAACGCCGCCCGCGCCGCAGGAGTGGACGGCGGGCATCCGGTGTTCCTCGCGCTGTGGTCCGGTGATCCCGTGGAGGATGCCCGCCTGCTGCTCGCCCTGCGCCCGGACCAGGTGTGGCTCGCGGTCGACGCCGGGCGCAAGGAGGCGGACACCGCCGCCTGGGCCGGGGCGCTGCGCAGGAGCATGGAGCGCGCCGGGCTCGAGCCGGCGGGCCTCGCCGTCGTCGGACAGGGGGCGACGTCGACGCCCGACACCGTCCTCGCACTGGGACTGCCGGTGGGCTGGCAGGACGGGCGGCCGGGACGCACCAGGCCCGGCGGTCGCCGACGAGCCCGGCCGGC
This genomic interval from Arthrobacter agilis contains the following:
- a CDS encoding flagellar biosynthetic protein FliR, translated to MDIELDQARIEAMMLAGVRIVAFLVIAPPFSYKGIPARIKAMLAVGLALVVSPRVTEGYATGGTGQYVGALVLELVIGAALGFLVLVIFSAIQSAGALIDLFGGFSLAQGFDPQSMVNGAQFARLFQLTALTLLFTSDGYQLIIGGLMRTFNALPLGGALDLAEPAEALTGAVTGLFLASVQIAGPLIVVLFLADVGLGLLTRVAPALNAFALGFPLKIFITLSLGGVVFVALPRVVATLTDEAAAALMGVG
- a CDS encoding EscU/YscU/HrcU family type III secretion system export apparatus switch protein — protein: MAEDSGERTEQATDKRMKDVRSKGQLAKSEDFTAWIGVGAAALMLPSLIARSSDVATEQLVRVTDTIANPDPAAALDALADGGASLATILGPFLGVLLVAVLGTAALQGGIHVKKFSGKFEQFNIVTGLKRILGGQALWQGAKALLKTGVVALVLVVVVQNLMPALMAAGGLSVASLLSTAGEGTAALLQAAVVAGLALAALDVLVVMRRNRKKTRMTKKEVKDENKNSDGDPLIKSQRRSRQLAMSRNRMIAAVGGADVVLVNPTHVAVALKYEPGRSAPRVVAKGAGVIATKIREEAEKKHVPMVADIPLARALHAACDLGQEIPFENYDQVARILAFVMSLKTRGAARGVHTLPARPAAAGGLR
- a CDS encoding flagellar biosynthesis protein FlhA — its product is MRSSLPKFLVPVGVVGIILLLVVPVPSVLLDVLIIVNILLALVILLNTMFVRKPLDFSVFPSLLLVATLFRLGLNVASTRLVLGEGYAGEVIAAFGHVAVGGSIIIGAVVFLILVVIQFVVVTKGAERVAEVGARFTLDAMPGKQMAIDADLNAGLITDTHARERRAEVSAEADFYGAMDGASKFVKGDAIAGIIIIIINIVGGIAIGMLQDGLPISEALTTYGLLTIGDGLVTQIPALLMAVSTGMIVTRSNAEADMGSTAAQQLGQSQNALRIAGAAAIVMALIPGMPKLPFIVVGAGLIVIAQRIRKSDAEARTAAAALEADAAVPSTDSTDDLLEQMRVHALEVLLAPDLVDVVTGAPDDLLGRVRALRRKIALELGVVVPPVRTRDSIDLPPATYVIKIAGVEAGRGEAPRGKVLALGDHLAHLPGTAVVEPVFGLAGKWVPSELRHNAELSGATVIDRVSVLVTHLSAVITANAARLLTREDVRVLTDGVRQVNPSAVEELVPGLLSLAEVQRVLQGLLSEQVPINDLARIYEALTLKAKSSSDPEGLVEAARLALGPAVTQQYLDGSLLRVIMIDPLLEQSMLEGLRPSDQGTQILLDPARTEAVLASIRSTAGDIEASGQSAVLVCAPALRPALKRLVGPQAAGLPVLSYQEVTSANVAIETVGVVRGTAAVSS